One genomic region from SAR202 cluster bacterium encodes:
- a CDS encoding tetratricopeptide repeat protein, whose translation MMCSLHGRTMDYLALYLTLDAMYRRKLLKAASSGPEAILLLVAMSLALFATGCKSGPTAEEQAVESYLRGAELQRQGSMRAAGDAYSDAVRLDPGYAEAYAGRGYIFYVHNNFQSAILDLNRAIALKPDLAVAYSYRGMAYEGMPNDQSALLNLTRAIELDPRLKEAYYRRATLFVRAGDIEAAIDDLTEVIALDPENTDYYVERAQAYAAIGDRSRAALDLEKVIALARDDETRAAARRLLLALQQAEPR comes from the coding sequence TTGATGTGTTCACTCCATGGCCGTACAATGGACTATCTTGCACTTTACTTAACATTGGACGCCATGTATCGTCGCAAACTTCTGAAAGCTGCCTCGTCCGGGCCGGAGGCCATTCTGCTCCTGGTGGCGATGTCTCTTGCGCTCTTCGCGACGGGTTGCAAGAGCGGCCCAACGGCGGAAGAGCAGGCCGTCGAGAGCTACCTGCGCGGTGCAGAGCTCCAGCGGCAGGGGAGTATGCGCGCGGCCGGGGACGCTTACTCCGACGCCGTCCGCCTTGACCCCGGCTACGCTGAAGCCTACGCCGGGCGCGGCTATATTTTCTACGTCCACAACAACTTTCAAAGCGCCATCCTGGACCTCAATCGGGCCATCGCGCTCAAGCCGGACCTCGCCGTCGCCTACAGTTACCGTGGAATGGCGTATGAGGGGATGCCCAACGACCAGAGCGCCCTCCTGAACTTAACCAGGGCCATTGAGCTGGACCCCCGCCTCAAGGAAGCTTACTACCGGAGGGCGACACTCTTCGTAAGGGCGGGAGACATCGAGGCGGCGATAGACGACCTTACGGAGGTCATCGCCCTGGACCCGGAGAACACGGACTACTACGTCGAACGTGCACAGGCGTACGCCGCCATCGGCGACCGTTCCCGGGCGGCCCTCGACCTTGAGAAGGTCATCGCCCTTGCCCGGGACGACGAGACCCGCGCCGCCGCGCGCCGCCTCCTGCTCGCCCTCCAGCAGGCCGAGCCCAGGTAG